One Panicum virgatum strain AP13 chromosome 9K, P.virgatum_v5, whole genome shotgun sequence genomic region harbors:
- the LOC120653004 gene encoding uncharacterized protein LOC120653004, which yields MERSSSSGWFKWRRRKAREGQRGAGGEEDHHHKVVVDGSEIRELVEDREAFGMLVDTAFRQLDADGDGRLSVRELRPAVADIGAALGVPAEGASPNTDHICSEVVSELTHGTSQGEVSKAEFQEALSDILLGMAAGLKRDPIVILRMDGEDLRDFVASSRYEPSAAAIFSQVGSEGVPLRRCLSAALQQLAVDHGVPPASDAWVAENIVEPALRQLPADQLEQPASRDGFVERLRELLGAVAERLQEQAVIVAHTENTYDGSGVKRLLANKFELDKLLDSVWRGVPGEHKNKASKECLIAALDKMADAANLPHYGAVQQVDAVVNEAIKTANADGGKTVDEAEFKKLLTDTLGAVMRQLNSNPIFVSTNTVVHEPLSGSSGLFSSPPPVSSSPK from the exons AtggagaggagcagcagcagcgggtggttcaagtggaggaggaggaaggcgcgGGAGGGGCAgcggggcgccggcggggaggaggaccaTCACCACAAGGTGGTGGTGGACGGGTCGGAGATCCGGGAGCTGGTGGAGGACCGGGAGGCTTTCGGGATGCTCGTGGACACCGCGTTCCGGCAGCTCGACGCCGACGGGGACGGCAGGCTCTCCGTGCGggagctccgccccgccgtGGCCGACATCGGCGCCGCGCTCGGGGTGCCCGCGGAGGGGGCGTCGCCAAACACCGACCACATCTGCTCGGAG GTGGTGAGCGAGCTGACTCATGGGACGTCCCAGGGCGAGGTGAGCAAGGCCGAGTTCCAGGAGGCCCTGTCCGACATCCTCCTCGGCATGGCGGCGGGGCTCAAGAGGGACCCCATCGTCATACTGCGCATGGACGGCGAGGACCTCCGGGACTTCGTCGCCAGCAGCAGATACGAGCCGTCAGCGGCTGCCATTTTCTCGCAGGTCGGCTCTGAAGGTGTGCCCCTGCGCCGGTGCCTGTCGGCCGCCCTGCAGCAGCTCGCCGTCGACCATGGAGTGCCGCCGGCTTCGGACGCCTGGGTTGCCGAGAACATCGTGGAGCCGGCACTGCGGCAGCTTCCTGCCGATCAGCTTGAGCAGCCGGCCTCCCGAGATGGTTTCGTCGAGCGGCTCAGGGAGCTGCTGGGCGCCGTCGCCGAACGGCTCCAGGAGCAGGCCGTGATCGTCGCCCACACCGAGAACACCTACGACGGGAGTGGCGTCAAGAGGCTGCTGGCCAACAAATTCGAGCTCGACAAG CTGCTGGATTCTGTTTGGAGAGGCGTGCCAGGAGAACATAAGAACAAGGCATCAAAGGAATGTCTCATAGCCGCCCTTGATAAGATGGCCGATGCTGCAAACCTGCCACATTATGGCGCTGTTCAACAG GTGGATGCTGTGGTGAACGAGGCCATCAAGACGGCGAACGCCGACGGTGGAAAGACGGTAGACGAAGCCGAGTTCAAGAAATTGCTCACGGATACCCTTGGGGCCGTCATGCGGCAACTGAACAGCAACCCCATCTTCGTCTCCACCAACACCGTCGTGCACGAGCCATTGTCCGGTTCATCCGGCCTGTTCTCCTCGCCACCGCCCGTGTCATCATCGCCGAAGTGA
- the LOC120653005 gene encoding ABC transporter F family member 4-like isoform X2 produces the protein MAGEDAAAGGTAAAKKLPKEEDDDELDNVPLAVSRAKKARNASASKVKKEEEEDDDDEEDNLPISHSRSKKGNEKGTVKSNTKTSKVKKQEVESDDDDFMPTSQKKNASAGASNAKASKVKKLKDEDLEDLKENKKRKKRVGVKEGANMSVVKGEKVKKEKKVYELPGQKHDPPTERDPLRIFYESLYGQIPTSDMAATWLMEWGLLPLDVARKVFEKKQGQKLKSPVKTTVSKRKPTSPTKTPASSAMKSVSAKNSAGKSTSQKKRKASSESDDDDDFIMAPKAKTKRQKAS, from the exons ATGGCCGgagaggacgccgccgccggcggcactGCAGCGGCAAAGAAGCTCCCGAAGGAGGAAGATGATGACGAGTTGGACAACGTTCCGCTCGCTGTTTCTAGGGCTAAAAAGGCGCGCAATGCGAGCGCCTCCAAGGtcaagaaggaggaggaggaggacgacgacgacgaggaagacAACCTTCCTATCTCGCATTCGCGGTCGAAGAAG GGAAATGAGAAAGGCACCGTGAAGAGCAACACGAAGACTTCTAAAGTTAAGAAACAAGAAGTCGAGTCTGACGACGATGATTTCATG CCAacttcgcagaagaaaaatgcaTCTGCCGGTGCCAGTAATGCCAAGGCATCCAAGGTCAAGAAACTAAAAGATGAAGATTTAGAAGATCTTAAG GagaacaagaaaaggaagaaaagagTGGGTGTCAAAGAAGGGGCAAATATGTCTGTTGTCAAGGGTGAGAAGgtgaagaaagagaagaaagtaTATGAATTGCCAGGGCAGAAGCATGATCCTCCTACAGAA AGGGATCCATTGAGGATTTTCTATGAATCTCTCTACGGACAGATACCCACTAGTGACATGGCTGCAACCTG GTTGATGGAATGGGGTTTGCTCCCGTTGGATGTGGCTAGAAAAGTTTTTGAGAAGAAGCAGGGCCAAAAGTTGAAGTCACCAGTTAAAACAACTGTTTCGAAGAGAAAGCCTACTTCTCCAACAAAGACACCGGCTTCATCTGCTATGAAGTCTGTCTCAGCTAAGAACAGTGCAGGAAAATCCACGTCTCAAAAGAAGAGGAAGGCAAGTAGCGAGTCAGATGACGATGACGATTTCATCATGGCTCCTAAGGCGAAAACCAAAAGGCAAAAGGCGAGTTAG
- the LOC120653005 gene encoding ABC transporter F family member 4-like isoform X1, producing the protein MAGEDAAAGGTAAAKKLPKEEDDDELDNVPLAVSRAKKARNASASKVKKEEEEDDDDEEDNLPISHSRSKKGNEKGTVKSNTKTSKVKKQEVESDDDDFMPTSQKKNASAGASNAKASKVKKLKDEDLEDLKCVDLVKENKKRKKRVGVKEGANMSVVKGEKVKKEKKVYELPGQKHDPPTERDPLRIFYESLYGQIPTSDMAATWLMEWGLLPLDVARKVFEKKQGQKLKSPVKTTVSKRKPTSPTKTPASSAMKSVSAKNSAGKSTSQKKRKASSESDDDDDFIMAPKAKTKRQKAS; encoded by the exons ATGGCCGgagaggacgccgccgccggcggcactGCAGCGGCAAAGAAGCTCCCGAAGGAGGAAGATGATGACGAGTTGGACAACGTTCCGCTCGCTGTTTCTAGGGCTAAAAAGGCGCGCAATGCGAGCGCCTCCAAGGtcaagaaggaggaggaggaggacgacgacgacgaggaagacAACCTTCCTATCTCGCATTCGCGGTCGAAGAAG GGAAATGAGAAAGGCACCGTGAAGAGCAACACGAAGACTTCTAAAGTTAAGAAACAAGAAGTCGAGTCTGACGACGATGATTTCATG CCAacttcgcagaagaaaaatgcaTCTGCCGGTGCCAGTAATGCCAAGGCATCCAAGGTCAAGAAACTAAAAGATGAAGATTTAGAAGATCTTAAG TGTGTTGACTTGGTGAAGGagaacaagaaaaggaagaaaagagTGGGTGTCAAAGAAGGGGCAAATATGTCTGTTGTCAAGGGTGAGAAGgtgaagaaagagaagaaagtaTATGAATTGCCAGGGCAGAAGCATGATCCTCCTACAGAA AGGGATCCATTGAGGATTTTCTATGAATCTCTCTACGGACAGATACCCACTAGTGACATGGCTGCAACCTG GTTGATGGAATGGGGTTTGCTCCCGTTGGATGTGGCTAGAAAAGTTTTTGAGAAGAAGCAGGGCCAAAAGTTGAAGTCACCAGTTAAAACAACTGTTTCGAAGAGAAAGCCTACTTCTCCAACAAAGACACCGGCTTCATCTGCTATGAAGTCTGTCTCAGCTAAGAACAGTGCAGGAAAATCCACGTCTCAAAAGAAGAGGAAGGCAAGTAGCGAGTCAGATGACGATGACGATTTCATCATGGCTCCTAAGGCGAAAACCAAAAGGCAAAAGGCGAGTTAG
- the LOC120653006 gene encoding uncharacterized protein LOC120653006, with protein MAYYGDRRPESSIVEAFTLSPLPYPVILILLMVSLLLGVSWFFTYEDFIEEAAEQFSWALLVVPIALVLLIRWISSVDSFDGYFFGFYPSERRWRPGYGGAPAEGSSPWGVAMLVLLLIVLASFHETIRDMWRP; from the coding sequence atggcgtacTACGGCGACCGGCGGCCGGAGTCGTCGATCGTGGAGGCGTTCACGCTGTCGCCGCTGCCGTACCCGGTGATCCTGATCCTGCTCATGGTCTCGCTCCTCCTGGGCGTCTCGTGGTTCTTCACCTACGAGGACTTcatcgaggaggcggcggagcagttCAGCTGGGCGCTGCTGGTCGTGCCCATCGCGCTCGTGCTCCTCATCCGCTGGATCTCCTCCGTCGACTCCTTCGACGGCTACTTCTTCGGCTTCTACCCCAGCGAGCGCCGCTGGAGGCCCGGCTACGGGGGCGCCCCCGCCGAGGGCAGCTCGCCCTGGGGCGTCGCCATGCTCGTCCTGCTCCTCATCGTGCTCGCCAGCTTCCACGAGACCATCCGGGACATGTGGCGGCCATGA
- the LOC120653003 gene encoding UDP-glucuronate 4-epimerase 2-like has translation MAPQLTGAPGSAAAGGVAAAVKPQFHHYHHHRLPPRHYHPAPASLLSKLAFWSVCSLSLLLAFLLLSPSSAPAPRAAPESPRRSLHASPSSTASWGGAAWEKKVRASARVRRPRGHSVLVTGAAGFVGCHAAAALRRRGDGVLGLDNFNDYYDTALKRGRAALLARSGVYVVDGDIADSELLAKLFDVVPFTHVLHLAAQAGVRHALVDPMSYVRANVAGLVALLEAARSANPQPAIVWASSSSVYGLNSHVPFSEHDRTDRPASLYAATKKAGEEIAHVYNHIYGLSLTALRFFTVYGPWGRPDMAYFFFTRDILAGRPITVYESAGGGSHQTTISRDFTYIDDIVKGCVAALDTAGRSTGSGGKKRGPAPFRTYNLGNTSPVPVTQLVDLLEKLLKVKAVRKVVKMPRNGDVPYTHANVSLAQRELGYRPSTDLQTGLKKFVRWYLEYYHPDLAEKQKQHAGSNGKGSRGRNGSLSSAR, from the coding sequence ATGGCGCCGCAGCTCACCGGCGCgcccggctcggcggcggcgggcggcgtcgcggcggccgTCAAGCCGCAGttccaccactaccaccaccaccgcctgccCCCGCGCCACTACCACCCCGCGCCGGCCTCGCTCCTCTCCAAGCTCGCCTTCTGGTCCGTCTGCTCCCTCTCGCTCCtcctcgccttcctcctcctctccccctcctccgcgcccgccccgcgcgccgcgcccgagtccccgcgccgctcgctccACGCGTCCCCCTCGTCCACCGCCTCCTGGGGCGGCGCCGCCTGGGAGAAGAAGGTGCGGGCGTCAGCGCGCGTCAGGCGCCCCCGGGGCCACTCCGTCCTCGTCACGGGCGCCGCAGGGTTCGTCGGCTGCCACGCGGCtgccgcgctgcgccgccgcggagacgGCGTGCTCGGCCTCGACAACTTCAACGACTACTACGACACCGCCCTCAAGCGCGGGCGGGCCGCGCTCCTCGCCCGCTCGGGGGTCTACGTCGTCGACGGGGACATCGCGGACTCAGAGCTGCTGGCCAAGCTGTTCGACGTCGTCCCGTTCACGCACGTCCTCCACCTTGCCGCGCAGGCGGGCGTGCGGCACGCGCTCGTCGACCCCATGTCCTACGTGCGCGCCAACGTCGCTGGGCTTGTGGCGCTGCTCGAGGCGGCGCGCTCGGCGAACCCTCAGCCGGCGATCGTCTGGGCGTCGTCGTCTTCAGTGTACGGGCTCAACTCCCACGTGCCTTTCTCCGAGCATGACAGGACGGATCGACCAGCCTCTCTCTATGCAGCCACCAAAAAGGCTGGCGAGGAGATTGCTCATGTCTACAACCACATCTATGGGCTCTCACTCACCGCTCTACGGTTCTTCACTGTCTATGGGCCTTGGGGGCGTCCAGACATGGCCTACTTCTTCTTCACCCGGGACATCCTTGCTGGTCGGCCGATCACGGTGTATGAGAGTGCAGGTGGAGGCTCACACCAGACTACCATTTCCCGTGATTTCAcctacattgatgatattgtgaagGGGTGTGTCGCGGCATTGGATACTGCTGGTCGGAGTACAGGCAGTGGAGGCAAGAAGAGAGGTCCGGCGCCATTCAGGACATACAATTTGGGGAACACCTCTCCTGTGCCTGTTACACAGCTAGTGGATTTGCTGGAGAAGCTGCTGAAAGTGAAGGCTGTGAGGAAGGTTGTCAAGATGCCAAGGAATGGAGATGTGCCATATACACATGCTAACGTAAGCCTTGCACAGCGGGAGCTTGGCTATCGGCCGTCCACAGATCTCCAAACAGGGCTCAAGAAGTTTGTGCGGTGGTATCTTGAGTACTACCATCCTGACTTGGCTGAGAAGCAGAAGCAGCATGCTGGTAGCAATGGCAAGGGTTCACGTGGTCGGAACGGCAGCTTGAGTAGTGCAAGATGA
- the LOC120653010 gene encoding 40S ribosomal protein S20-2-like produces MAAAAVYGGLKGKLGVEDAPELQLNRIRITLSSKNVKNLEKVCADLVKGAKDKQLRVKGPVRIPTKVLHITTRKSPCGEGTNTWDRFEFRIHKRVIDLISSPDVVKQITSITIEPGVEVEVTIADV; encoded by the exons atggcggcggcggcggtttacGGTGGCCTCAAGGGAAAGCTTGGCGTCGAGGACGCCCCCGAGCTGCAGCTTAACCGCATCCGCATCACCCTGTCCTCCAAGAACGTCAAGAACTTGGAGAAAG TTTGTGCGGATTTGGTGAAGGGAGCCAAGGACAAGCAGCTGAGGGTTAAGGGACCCGTCAGGATCCCTACTAAGGTTCTCCACATCACCACCCGCAAGTCCCCATGTGGTGAAG GAACAAACACATGGGATCGCTTTGAGTTCCGTATCCACAAGAGGGTGATTGACCTGATCAGCTCCCCCGATGTGGTGAAGCAGATCACCTCCATCACCATTGAGCCTGGTGTCGAGGTCGAGGTGACCATCGCGGATGTGTAA